One window of Cervus elaphus chromosome 2, mCerEla1.1, whole genome shotgun sequence genomic DNA carries:
- the NLRP6 gene encoding NACHT, LRR and PYD domains-containing protein 6: MEPRATAARELLLGVLEDLSQEQLKRFRHKLRDERVDGRSIPWGRLEGADTLDLVKLLVHFYGPERALDVAQKTLKRADVRDVAAQLKERRLQSLGPSSPALLSVSEYKKKYREHVLRQHAKVKERDARSVKINKRFTKLLIAEEPEAERARRSDTHTFNRLFGRDEDGERRLTVALQGPAGIGKTMAARKILYDWAAGKLYHSQVDFAFFLSCRELLERPGMCSLADLILDQCPDRKAPLQQMLEQSERLLFILDGVDEMLAPEPAEAMPCTDPHEATSGARVLGSLLSKELLPTARLLVTRRSAAPGRLQARLCSPQCAEVCGFSDKDRKKYFYKFFQDEWKAEHAYRSVKENEMLFSLCFVPAVCWIVCTVLRQQLQRGQDLWRTSKTTTSVYLLFVASVLRSAPAADGAQLQRELRKLCRLACDGVLGGRARFSEEDLERLQLCGSKVQTQFLSKKEMPGVMETEVTYQFIDQSFQEFLAALSYLLEDEGAPRAPAGGVEALLQGDLELRSHLKLTTRFLFGLLNAERMCEIERHFGCTVSERVKQHVLRWVQDQGQGRPRVAPEGTEEILVPQGTEDSEEEEGEELNYPLELLYCLYETQEDTFVHQALRGLPELVLERVHFSRMDLAVLSYCVRCCPEGQALRLVSCRLATAQEKKKKSLMKRLQGSLGGSSSRATTRKPPGSPLRPLCEAMTDKQCGLNSLTLSHCKLPDSVCRDLSEALREALALAELGLFHNGLSEAGLRVLSEGLASPQCRVQTLRVQQPGLQEALQYMVGKLQQIPALTTLDLSGCQLSGPTVTCLCTTLKCPGCRLQTLRLTSVELSEQSLQELQDVETANPRLLITHSALDVHPKPPKVFISAL; the protein is encoded by the exons ATGGAGCCCCGCGCTACCGCTGCCCGGGAGCTGCTCCTGGGCGTACTGGAAGACCTGAGCCAAGAGCAGCTGAAGCGCTTCCGCCACAAACTGCGAGACGAGCGGGTGGACGGTCGCAGCATCCCGTGGGGGCGGCTGGAGGGCGCGGACACCTTGGACCTCGTGAAGCTGCTGGTCCATTTCTACGGGCCAGAACGCGCGCTGGACGTGGCCCAGAAAACCCTGAAGAGGGCAGACGTGCGCGACGTGGCGGCGCAGCTCAAGGAGCGTCGGCTGCAGA GTCTCGGCCCCAGCTCCCCGGCGCTGCTCTCCGTCTCAG AGTACAAGAAGAAGTACCGGGAGCACGTGCTGCGGCAGCACGCTAAGGTGAAGGAGCGGGACGCTCGCTCAGTGAAGATCAACAAGCGCTTCACCAAGCTGCTCATCGCCGAGGAGCCGGAGGCCGAGCGCGCCCGGCGCTCAGACACCCACACCTTCAACCGCCTGTTCGGCCGCGACGAGGACGGCGAGAGACGGCTGACCGTGGCGCTGCAGGGCCCGGCGGGCATCGGCAAGACCATGGCGGCCAGGAAAATCCTGTATGACTGGGCAGCGGGCAAGCTGTACCACAGTCAGGTGGACTTTGCCTTCTTCCTGTCTTGCCGCGAGCTGCTGGAGCGACCGGGCATGTGCAGCCTAGCCGACCTGATCCTAGACCAGTGCCCCGACCGCAAGGCGCCCTTGCAGCAGATGCTGGAGCAGTCCGAGAGGCTGCTGTTCATCCTGGACGGCGTGGACGAAATGCTGGCGCCAGAGCCGGCCGAGGCCATGCCCTGCACAGACCCCCACGAGGCCACCAGCGGTGCGCGGGTGCTGGGGAGCCTGCTGAGCAAGGAGCTGCTGCCCACAGCACGCCTGCTAGTGACCAGGCGATCCGCCGCCCCCGGGAGGCTGCAGGCCCGCCTGTGCTCACCGCAATGCGCCGAGGTGTGTGGCTTCTCAGACAAGGACAGGAAGAAGTACTTCTACAAGTTTTTCCAGGACGAGTGGAAGGCGGAGCACGCCTACCGCTCTGTGAAGGAGAACGAGATGCTCTTCTCCCTGTGCTTCGTGCCTGCCGTGTGCTGGATCGTGTGCACCGTTCTGCGCCAGCAGCTCCAGCGCGGCCAGGACCTGTGGCGCACTTCCAAGACCACCACGTCCGTGTACTTGCTCTTCGTGGCCAGCGTCCTGAGATCGGCGCCCGCGGCCGATGGGGCCCAGCTGCAGAGAGAGCTGCGCAAGCTGTGCCGCCTGGCCTGTGACGGCGTCCTTGGGGGCAGGGCGCGGTTCTCAGAGGAGGACCTGGAACGGCTGCAGCTCTGCGGCTCCAAGGTCCAGACGCAGTTTCTCAGCAAGAAGGAGATGCCAGGCGTGATGGAAACAGAGGTCACCTACCAGTTCATCGACCAGAGCTTCCAGGAATTCTTAGCTGCTTTGTCCTACCTGCTGGAGGACGAAGGGGCTCCCAGGGCACCTGCTGGCGGTGTAGAGGCACTTCTGCAGGGGGACCTGGAGCTGCGCAGCCACCTCAAGCTCACTACACGCTTCCTCTTTGGACTACTGAACGCAGAGAGGATGTGCGAGATCGAGCGCCACTTCGGCTGCACTGTTTCAGAGCGCGTGAAGCAGCATGTCCTGAGGTGGGTGCAGGACCAGGGACAGGGCCGCCCTAGGGTGGCGCCAGAGGGGACAGAGGAGATCCTGGTGCCCCAGGGCACTGAGgactcagaggaggaggagggcgagGAGCTCAACTACCCGCTGGAGCTGCTCTACTGCCTGTACGAGACACAGGAGGACACATTTGTGCACCAGGCCCTCCGTGGCCTCCCTGAGCTGGTGCTAGAGCGCGTGCACTTCAGCAGAATGGACCTGGCCGTCCTGAGCTACTGTGTGCGGTGCTGCCCAGAAGGGCAGGCGCTGCGGCTGGTCAGCTGCAGACTGGCCACTgcacaggagaagaaaaagaagagcctGATGAAGCGTCTACAGGGCAGCCTGGGTGGCAGCTC CTCTCGAGCCACCACGAGAAAACCCCCAGGCTCCCCCCTGCGCCCACTCTGTGAGGCCATGACCGACAAACAGTGTGGTCTGAACAGCCTGAC GTTGTCCCACTGCAAACTCCCCGACTCGGTCTGCAGAGATCTCTCTGAGGCCCTGAGGGAGGCCCTGGCCCTGGCAGAGCTGGGCCTCTTCCACAACGGGCTCAGCGAGGCCGGCCTGCGTGTGCTGAGCGAGGGCCTGGCCTCGCCCCAGTGCCGGGTGCAGACACTCAG GGTTCAGCAGCCAGGCCTGCAGGAAGCACTCCAGTACATGGTTGGCAAGCTCCAGCAGATCCCAGCACTGACCACCCTGGATCTCAGCGGCTGCCAGCTGTCAGGACCTACGGTGACCTGCTTGTGCACCACCCTAAAGTGCCCAGGATGCCGCCTGCAAACCCTCAG GCTGACCTCTGTGGAACTGAGCGAGCAGTCCCTGCAGGAGCTTCAAGATGTGGAGACAGCAAACCCGAGACTACTCATCACACACTCAGCGCTGGACGTCCATCCCAAGCCCCCCAAAGTGTTCATTAGTGCCCTTTGA
- the PGGHG gene encoding protein-glucosylgalactosylhydroxylysine glucosidase isoform X4 yields MEDAGKDATRFTAHSLPSDPRLLATVTNAYLGTRVYHETLHVSGVYNGALGDTHRAILPSPLNVQLEAPAGTGEQLTKTYVLDTNTGSFLHTLEGPSFRASQRIYAHRTLPHVLAFSVSITRLAKGSWPITVRLQSAFSPESPDLDLHLGPDFQGARYLYGRTLTPEQPGGAQQEVHVLWTPVPPALTLGEGQEDATWEFLTVVGGSQAEAQVCLAEALQLQARNALYTAHAQAWAQLWADCGLDVEGPLALRQALRGALYYLLSALPQPGAPGYVCHGLSPGGLSNGSRGECYWGHVFWDQDLWVLPGLLLLHPEAAKALLQYRIRTLSGALDNARSLGYQGAKFAWESAGSGLEVCPEAIYGTQEIHVNGAVVLAFQQYYHTTQDLELFREAGGWDVVRAVAEFWCSRVEWSPEEEKYHLKGVMPPDEYHPGVNNSVYTNVLVQNSLRFAAALAQDLGHPVPNQWLVVADKIKVPFDSKLNFHPEFDGYKPGEEVKQADVVLLGYPVPFPLSPHVRRQNLEIYEAVTSPHGPAMTWSMFAVGWMELKDPGRAWALLEKSFANVTEPFKVWTENADGSEPSLPQGSPRLV; encoded by the exons ATGGAGGATGCTGGCAAGGACGCCACCAGATTCACTGCCCATTCTCTGCCCAGTGACCCCCGGCTCTTGGCCACCGTGACCAATGCATACTTGGGCACACGCGTGTATCATGAGACACTGCATGTGAGCGGTGTGTACAATGGGGCTTTGGGGGATACCCACCGGGCCATTCTGCCCAGTCCCCTCAATGTCCAGCTGGAGGCCCCTGCAGGGACAGGAGAGCAGTTAACCAAGACCTATGTTCTGGACACTAACACAG GCTCCTTCCTGCACACCCTGGAGGGCCCCAGCTTCCGTGCCTCCCAGCGCATCTATGCCCACCGCACACTGCCTCATGTCCTGGCCTTCAGTGTGTCCATCACCCGCCTGGCCAAGGGGAGCTGGCCCATCACAGTGCGGCTGCAGTCAGCCTTCTCCCCAGAAAGTCCGGACCTGGACCTGCATCTGGGTCCTGACTTCCAGGGAGCCCG GTACCTGTATGGGCGCACACTCACCCCTGAGCAGCCTGGGGGCGCACAGCAGGAGGTGCATGTGCTGTGGACCCCAGTGCCCCCTGCCTtgacccttggagaagggcaggaGGATGCGACATGGGAGTTCCTGACGGTGGTGGGTGGCAGCCAGGCTGAGGCCCAGGTCTGCCTCGCAGAGGCCCTGCAGCTGCAGGCCAGGAACGCTCTCTACACGGCCCACGCCCAGGCCTGGGCCCAGCTCTGGGCGGACTGTGGCCTGGATGTGGAAGGGCCGCTGGCCCTGCGCCAGGCCCTGCGTGGTGCCCTCTACTACTTGCTCAGCGCCCTGCCCCAGCCCGGGGCCCCAGGATACGTCTGCCATGGCCTCAGCCCCGGGGGCCTCTCCAATGGAAGCCGTGGGGAATGCTACTGGGGCCATGTCTTCTGGGACCAG GACCTCTGGGTGCTCCCCGGTCTCCTGCTGCTCCACCCGGAGGCCGCCAAGGCTCTCCTGCAGTACCGCATCCGGACGCTCAGCGGGGCCCTGGACAACGCCCGGAGCCTGGGCTACCAG gGAGCCAAGTTTGCCTGGGAGAGCGCGGGCTCTGGCCTGGAGGTCTGCCCTGAAGCCATCTACGGGACCCAGGAGATCCACGTCAACGGGGCCGTGGTGCTGGCCTTCCAGCAGTACTACCACACCACCCAG GACTTGGAGCTCTTCCGAGAGGCTGGTGGCTGGGACGTGGTCAGGGCCGTGGCTGAGTTTTGGTGCAGCCGTGTAGAGTGGAGCCCTGAGGAGGAGAAGTACCACCTGAAGG GAGTCATGCCACCCGATGAGTACCACCCAGGGGTCAACAACTCTGTGTACACCAACGTCTTGGTCCAGAACAG CCTGCGCTTTGCTGCTGCCCTGGCCCAGGACCTGGGGCATCCTGTCCCCAACCAGTGGTTGGTGGTGGCTGATAAGATCAAGGTGCCCTTTGACTCGAAACTGAACTTTCACCCTGAGTTTGATGGGTACAAACCTG GAGAGGAAGTGAAGCAGGCAGATGTTGTGCTCCTGGGGTACCCTGTCCCCTTCCCCCTGAGTCCCCATGTTCGCAGGCAAAACCTGGAGATTTATGAAGCTGTGACATCCCCCCACGGTCCCGCCATGACCTGG AGCATGTTTGCGGTGGGCTGGATGGAGCTGAAGGACCCAGGGCGGGCATGGGCCCTCCTGGAGAAGAGCTTCGCCAACGTCACAGAGCCCTTCAAG GTGTGGACGGAGAATGCAGACGGATCAG AGCCTTCCCTTCCCCAAGGATCACCTCGGCTGGTCTGA
- the PGGHG gene encoding protein-glucosylgalactosylhydroxylysine glucosidase isoform X1 has protein sequence MEDAGKDATRFTAHSLPSDPRLLATVTNAYLGTRVYHETLHVSGVYNGALGDTHRAILPSPLNVQLEAPAGTGEQLTKTYVLDTNTGSFLHTLEGPSFRASQRIYAHRTLPHVLAFSVSITRLAKGSWPITVRLQSAFSPESPDLDLHLGPDFQGARYLYGRTLTPEQPGGAQQEVHVLWTPVPPALTLGEGQEDATWEFLTVVGGSQAEAQVCLAEALQLQARNALYTAHAQAWAQLWADCGLDVEGPLALRQALRGALYYLLSALPQPGAPGYVCHGLSPGGLSNGSRGECYWGHVFWDQDLWVLPGLLLLHPEAAKALLQYRIRTLSGALDNARSLGYQGAKFAWESAGSGLEVCPEAIYGTQEIHVNGAVVLAFQQYYHTTQDLELFREAGGWDVVRAVAEFWCSRVEWSPEEEKYHLKGVMPPDEYHPGVNNSVYTNVLVQNSLRFAAALAQDLGHPVPNQWLVVADKIKVPFDSKLNFHPEFDGYKPGEEVKQADVVLLGYPVPFPLSPHVRRQNLEIYEAVTSPHGPAMTWSMFAVGWMELKDPGRAWALLEKSFANVTEPFKVWTENADGSGAVNFLTGMGGFLQAVLFGVTGFRAFPSPRITSAGLTFDPTCPVGVSGVCVSGISYQGSRLNFSLSAGFVTVEVKARAGRWAPSLEAELWPSRTRLPLPPGHRVCFPCSAGRIQRSGL, from the exons ATGGAGGATGCTGGCAAGGACGCCACCAGATTCACTGCCCATTCTCTGCCCAGTGACCCCCGGCTCTTGGCCACCGTGACCAATGCATACTTGGGCACACGCGTGTATCATGAGACACTGCATGTGAGCGGTGTGTACAATGGGGCTTTGGGGGATACCCACCGGGCCATTCTGCCCAGTCCCCTCAATGTCCAGCTGGAGGCCCCTGCAGGGACAGGAGAGCAGTTAACCAAGACCTATGTTCTGGACACTAACACAG GCTCCTTCCTGCACACCCTGGAGGGCCCCAGCTTCCGTGCCTCCCAGCGCATCTATGCCCACCGCACACTGCCTCATGTCCTGGCCTTCAGTGTGTCCATCACCCGCCTGGCCAAGGGGAGCTGGCCCATCACAGTGCGGCTGCAGTCAGCCTTCTCCCCAGAAAGTCCGGACCTGGACCTGCATCTGGGTCCTGACTTCCAGGGAGCCCG GTACCTGTATGGGCGCACACTCACCCCTGAGCAGCCTGGGGGCGCACAGCAGGAGGTGCATGTGCTGTGGACCCCAGTGCCCCCTGCCTtgacccttggagaagggcaggaGGATGCGACATGGGAGTTCCTGACGGTGGTGGGTGGCAGCCAGGCTGAGGCCCAGGTCTGCCTCGCAGAGGCCCTGCAGCTGCAGGCCAGGAACGCTCTCTACACGGCCCACGCCCAGGCCTGGGCCCAGCTCTGGGCGGACTGTGGCCTGGATGTGGAAGGGCCGCTGGCCCTGCGCCAGGCCCTGCGTGGTGCCCTCTACTACTTGCTCAGCGCCCTGCCCCAGCCCGGGGCCCCAGGATACGTCTGCCATGGCCTCAGCCCCGGGGGCCTCTCCAATGGAAGCCGTGGGGAATGCTACTGGGGCCATGTCTTCTGGGACCAG GACCTCTGGGTGCTCCCCGGTCTCCTGCTGCTCCACCCGGAGGCCGCCAAGGCTCTCCTGCAGTACCGCATCCGGACGCTCAGCGGGGCCCTGGACAACGCCCGGAGCCTGGGCTACCAG gGAGCCAAGTTTGCCTGGGAGAGCGCGGGCTCTGGCCTGGAGGTCTGCCCTGAAGCCATCTACGGGACCCAGGAGATCCACGTCAACGGGGCCGTGGTGCTGGCCTTCCAGCAGTACTACCACACCACCCAG GACTTGGAGCTCTTCCGAGAGGCTGGTGGCTGGGACGTGGTCAGGGCCGTGGCTGAGTTTTGGTGCAGCCGTGTAGAGTGGAGCCCTGAGGAGGAGAAGTACCACCTGAAGG GAGTCATGCCACCCGATGAGTACCACCCAGGGGTCAACAACTCTGTGTACACCAACGTCTTGGTCCAGAACAG CCTGCGCTTTGCTGCTGCCCTGGCCCAGGACCTGGGGCATCCTGTCCCCAACCAGTGGTTGGTGGTGGCTGATAAGATCAAGGTGCCCTTTGACTCGAAACTGAACTTTCACCCTGAGTTTGATGGGTACAAACCTG GAGAGGAAGTGAAGCAGGCAGATGTTGTGCTCCTGGGGTACCCTGTCCCCTTCCCCCTGAGTCCCCATGTTCGCAGGCAAAACCTGGAGATTTATGAAGCTGTGACATCCCCCCACGGTCCCGCCATGACCTGG AGCATGTTTGCGGTGGGCTGGATGGAGCTGAAGGACCCAGGGCGGGCATGGGCCCTCCTGGAGAAGAGCTTCGCCAACGTCACAGAGCCCTTCAAG GTGTGGACGGAGAATGCAGACGGATCAGGTGCTGTGAACTTCCTGACAGGCATGGGGGGCTTCCTGCAGGCAGTGCTGTTTGGGGTCACAGGGTTCAG AGCCTTCCCTTCCCCAAGGATCACCTCGGCTGGTCTGACCTTCGACCCCACGTGTCCGGTGGGGGTCTCTGGAGTgtgtgtctctggcatctcctacCAGGGGAGCAGGCTTAACTTCTCCCTCTCTGCGGGCTTCGTGACAGTCGAGGTCAAGGCCCGGGCGGGACGCTGGGCCCCCTCTCTGGAAGCCGAGTTGTGGCCGTCGCGGACTCGGCTGCCCCTGCCTCCAG GACACAGAGTCTGCTTTCCCTGCTCAGCGGGCCGGATACAAAGGTCAGGCCTGTAG
- the PGGHG gene encoding protein-glucosylgalactosylhydroxylysine glucosidase isoform X2, with translation MEDAGKDATRFTAHSLPSDPRLLATVTNAYLGTRVYHETLHVSGVYNGALGDTHRAILPSPLNVQLEAPAGTGEQLTKTYVLDTNTGSFLHTLEGPSFRASQRIYAHRTLPHVLAFSVSITRLAKGSWPITVRLQSAFSPESPDLDLHLGPDFQGARYLYGRTLTPEQPGGAQQEVHVLWTPVPPALTLGEGQEDATWEFLTVVGGSQAEAQVCLAEALQLQARNALYTAHAQAWAQLWADCGLDVEGPLALRQALRGALYYLLSALPQPGAPGYVCHGLSPGGLSNGSRGECYWGHVFWDQDLWVLPGLLLLHPEAAKALLQYRIRTLSGALDNARSLGYQGAKFAWESAGSGLEVCPEAIYGTQEIHVNGAVVLAFQQYYHTTQDLELFREAGGWDVVRAVAEFWCSRVEWSPEEEKYHLKGVMPPDEYHPGVNNSVYTNVLVQNSLRFAAALAQDLGHPVPNQWLVVADKIKVPFDSKLNFHPEFDGYKPGEEVKQADVVLLGYPVPFPLSPHVRRQNLEIYEAVTSPHGPAMTWSMFAVGWMELKDPGRAWALLEKSFANVTEPFKVWTENADGSGAVNFLTGMGGFLQAVLFGVTGFRITSAGLTFDPTCPVGVSGVCVSGISYQGSRLNFSLSAGFVTVEVKARAGRWAPSLEAELWPSRTRLPLPPGHRVCFPCSAGRIQRSGL, from the exons ATGGAGGATGCTGGCAAGGACGCCACCAGATTCACTGCCCATTCTCTGCCCAGTGACCCCCGGCTCTTGGCCACCGTGACCAATGCATACTTGGGCACACGCGTGTATCATGAGACACTGCATGTGAGCGGTGTGTACAATGGGGCTTTGGGGGATACCCACCGGGCCATTCTGCCCAGTCCCCTCAATGTCCAGCTGGAGGCCCCTGCAGGGACAGGAGAGCAGTTAACCAAGACCTATGTTCTGGACACTAACACAG GCTCCTTCCTGCACACCCTGGAGGGCCCCAGCTTCCGTGCCTCCCAGCGCATCTATGCCCACCGCACACTGCCTCATGTCCTGGCCTTCAGTGTGTCCATCACCCGCCTGGCCAAGGGGAGCTGGCCCATCACAGTGCGGCTGCAGTCAGCCTTCTCCCCAGAAAGTCCGGACCTGGACCTGCATCTGGGTCCTGACTTCCAGGGAGCCCG GTACCTGTATGGGCGCACACTCACCCCTGAGCAGCCTGGGGGCGCACAGCAGGAGGTGCATGTGCTGTGGACCCCAGTGCCCCCTGCCTtgacccttggagaagggcaggaGGATGCGACATGGGAGTTCCTGACGGTGGTGGGTGGCAGCCAGGCTGAGGCCCAGGTCTGCCTCGCAGAGGCCCTGCAGCTGCAGGCCAGGAACGCTCTCTACACGGCCCACGCCCAGGCCTGGGCCCAGCTCTGGGCGGACTGTGGCCTGGATGTGGAAGGGCCGCTGGCCCTGCGCCAGGCCCTGCGTGGTGCCCTCTACTACTTGCTCAGCGCCCTGCCCCAGCCCGGGGCCCCAGGATACGTCTGCCATGGCCTCAGCCCCGGGGGCCTCTCCAATGGAAGCCGTGGGGAATGCTACTGGGGCCATGTCTTCTGGGACCAG GACCTCTGGGTGCTCCCCGGTCTCCTGCTGCTCCACCCGGAGGCCGCCAAGGCTCTCCTGCAGTACCGCATCCGGACGCTCAGCGGGGCCCTGGACAACGCCCGGAGCCTGGGCTACCAG gGAGCCAAGTTTGCCTGGGAGAGCGCGGGCTCTGGCCTGGAGGTCTGCCCTGAAGCCATCTACGGGACCCAGGAGATCCACGTCAACGGGGCCGTGGTGCTGGCCTTCCAGCAGTACTACCACACCACCCAG GACTTGGAGCTCTTCCGAGAGGCTGGTGGCTGGGACGTGGTCAGGGCCGTGGCTGAGTTTTGGTGCAGCCGTGTAGAGTGGAGCCCTGAGGAGGAGAAGTACCACCTGAAGG GAGTCATGCCACCCGATGAGTACCACCCAGGGGTCAACAACTCTGTGTACACCAACGTCTTGGTCCAGAACAG CCTGCGCTTTGCTGCTGCCCTGGCCCAGGACCTGGGGCATCCTGTCCCCAACCAGTGGTTGGTGGTGGCTGATAAGATCAAGGTGCCCTTTGACTCGAAACTGAACTTTCACCCTGAGTTTGATGGGTACAAACCTG GAGAGGAAGTGAAGCAGGCAGATGTTGTGCTCCTGGGGTACCCTGTCCCCTTCCCCCTGAGTCCCCATGTTCGCAGGCAAAACCTGGAGATTTATGAAGCTGTGACATCCCCCCACGGTCCCGCCATGACCTGG AGCATGTTTGCGGTGGGCTGGATGGAGCTGAAGGACCCAGGGCGGGCATGGGCCCTCCTGGAGAAGAGCTTCGCCAACGTCACAGAGCCCTTCAAG GTGTGGACGGAGAATGCAGACGGATCAGGTGCTGTGAACTTCCTGACAGGCATGGGGGGCTTCCTGCAGGCAGTGCTGTTTGGGGTCACAGGGTTCAG GATCACCTCGGCTGGTCTGACCTTCGACCCCACGTGTCCGGTGGGGGTCTCTGGAGTgtgtgtctctggcatctcctacCAGGGGAGCAGGCTTAACTTCTCCCTCTCTGCGGGCTTCGTGACAGTCGAGGTCAAGGCCCGGGCGGGACGCTGGGCCCCCTCTCTGGAAGCCGAGTTGTGGCCGTCGCGGACTCGGCTGCCCCTGCCTCCAG GACACAGAGTCTGCTTTCCCTGCTCAGCGGGCCGGATACAAAGGTCAGGCCTGTAG
- the PGGHG gene encoding protein-glucosylgalactosylhydroxylysine glucosidase isoform X3 yields the protein MEDAGKDATRFTAHSLPSDPRLLATVTNAYLGTRVYHETLHVSGVYNGALGDTHRAILPSPLNVQLEAPAGTGEQLTKTYVLDTNTGSFLHTLEGPSFRASQRIYAHRTLPHVLAFSVSITRLAKGSWPITVRLQSAFSPESPDLDLHLGPDFQGARYLYGRTLTPEQPGGAQQEVHVLWTPVPPALTLGEGQEDATWEFLTVVGGSQAEAQVCLAEALQLQARNALYTAHAQAWAQLWADCGLDVEGPLALRQALRGALYYLLSALPQPGAPGYVCHGLSPGGLSNGSRGECYWGHVFWDQDLWVLPGLLLLHPEAAKALLQYRIRTLSGALDNARSLGYQGAKFAWESAGSGLEVCPEAIYGTQEIHVNGAVVLAFQQYYHTTQDLELFREAGGWDVVRAVAEFWCSRVEWSPEEEKYHLKGVMPPDEYHPGVNNSVYTNVLVQNSLRFAAALAQDLGHPVPNQWLVVADKIKVPFDSKLNFHPEFDGYKPGEEVKQADVVLLGYPVPFPLSPHVRRQNLEIYEAVTSPHGPAMTWSMFAVGWMELKDPGRAWALLEKSFANVTEPFKVWTENADGSGAVNFLTGMGGFLQAVLFGVTGFRAFPSPRITSAGLTFDPTCPVGVSGVCVSGISYQGSRLNFSLSAGFVTVEVKARAGRWAPSLEAELWPSRTRLPLPPV from the exons ATGGAGGATGCTGGCAAGGACGCCACCAGATTCACTGCCCATTCTCTGCCCAGTGACCCCCGGCTCTTGGCCACCGTGACCAATGCATACTTGGGCACACGCGTGTATCATGAGACACTGCATGTGAGCGGTGTGTACAATGGGGCTTTGGGGGATACCCACCGGGCCATTCTGCCCAGTCCCCTCAATGTCCAGCTGGAGGCCCCTGCAGGGACAGGAGAGCAGTTAACCAAGACCTATGTTCTGGACACTAACACAG GCTCCTTCCTGCACACCCTGGAGGGCCCCAGCTTCCGTGCCTCCCAGCGCATCTATGCCCACCGCACACTGCCTCATGTCCTGGCCTTCAGTGTGTCCATCACCCGCCTGGCCAAGGGGAGCTGGCCCATCACAGTGCGGCTGCAGTCAGCCTTCTCCCCAGAAAGTCCGGACCTGGACCTGCATCTGGGTCCTGACTTCCAGGGAGCCCG GTACCTGTATGGGCGCACACTCACCCCTGAGCAGCCTGGGGGCGCACAGCAGGAGGTGCATGTGCTGTGGACCCCAGTGCCCCCTGCCTtgacccttggagaagggcaggaGGATGCGACATGGGAGTTCCTGACGGTGGTGGGTGGCAGCCAGGCTGAGGCCCAGGTCTGCCTCGCAGAGGCCCTGCAGCTGCAGGCCAGGAACGCTCTCTACACGGCCCACGCCCAGGCCTGGGCCCAGCTCTGGGCGGACTGTGGCCTGGATGTGGAAGGGCCGCTGGCCCTGCGCCAGGCCCTGCGTGGTGCCCTCTACTACTTGCTCAGCGCCCTGCCCCAGCCCGGGGCCCCAGGATACGTCTGCCATGGCCTCAGCCCCGGGGGCCTCTCCAATGGAAGCCGTGGGGAATGCTACTGGGGCCATGTCTTCTGGGACCAG GACCTCTGGGTGCTCCCCGGTCTCCTGCTGCTCCACCCGGAGGCCGCCAAGGCTCTCCTGCAGTACCGCATCCGGACGCTCAGCGGGGCCCTGGACAACGCCCGGAGCCTGGGCTACCAG gGAGCCAAGTTTGCCTGGGAGAGCGCGGGCTCTGGCCTGGAGGTCTGCCCTGAAGCCATCTACGGGACCCAGGAGATCCACGTCAACGGGGCCGTGGTGCTGGCCTTCCAGCAGTACTACCACACCACCCAG GACTTGGAGCTCTTCCGAGAGGCTGGTGGCTGGGACGTGGTCAGGGCCGTGGCTGAGTTTTGGTGCAGCCGTGTAGAGTGGAGCCCTGAGGAGGAGAAGTACCACCTGAAGG GAGTCATGCCACCCGATGAGTACCACCCAGGGGTCAACAACTCTGTGTACACCAACGTCTTGGTCCAGAACAG CCTGCGCTTTGCTGCTGCCCTGGCCCAGGACCTGGGGCATCCTGTCCCCAACCAGTGGTTGGTGGTGGCTGATAAGATCAAGGTGCCCTTTGACTCGAAACTGAACTTTCACCCTGAGTTTGATGGGTACAAACCTG GAGAGGAAGTGAAGCAGGCAGATGTTGTGCTCCTGGGGTACCCTGTCCCCTTCCCCCTGAGTCCCCATGTTCGCAGGCAAAACCTGGAGATTTATGAAGCTGTGACATCCCCCCACGGTCCCGCCATGACCTGG AGCATGTTTGCGGTGGGCTGGATGGAGCTGAAGGACCCAGGGCGGGCATGGGCCCTCCTGGAGAAGAGCTTCGCCAACGTCACAGAGCCCTTCAAG GTGTGGACGGAGAATGCAGACGGATCAGGTGCTGTGAACTTCCTGACAGGCATGGGGGGCTTCCTGCAGGCAGTGCTGTTTGGGGTCACAGGGTTCAG AGCCTTCCCTTCCCCAAGGATCACCTCGGCTGGTCTGACCTTCGACCCCACGTGTCCGGTGGGGGTCTCTGGAGTgtgtgtctctggcatctcctacCAGGGGAGCAGGCTTAACTTCTCCCTCTCTGCGGGCTTCGTGACAGTCGAGGTCAAGGCCCGGGCGGGACGCTGGGCCCCCTCTCTGGAAGCCGAGTTGTGGCCGTCGCGGACTCGGCTGCCCCTGCCTCCAG TGTAG